A window of Rhizobium tumorigenes contains these coding sequences:
- a CDS encoding glutamine amidotransferase gives MPKKKVLLAGESWVSTATHIKGFDQFPTVTYHTGADELLTALKDSDFDVTFMPAHEAQRDFPQTIEALSAYDAIVLSDIGANTLLLHPDTWIHSKPTPNRLRLLRDYVGNGGGLLMFGGYYSFQGINGGARYHKTPIEDVLPVDCLSVDDRVEVPEGFAPAVNGSEDHPILKGLGKDWPILLGFNEVTVKPGAEVLATVSTDYGSLPLLVAGSYGKGRTVAWTSDVGPHWLPQSFIAWSGYKTLFEQMLAWATTKD, from the coding sequence ATGCCCAAGAAGAAGGTTCTTCTCGCCGGCGAATCCTGGGTGTCGACCGCCACCCACATCAAGGGTTTCGACCAGTTCCCGACCGTCACCTACCACACCGGCGCCGACGAGTTGCTGACCGCCCTGAAGGACAGCGATTTCGACGTCACCTTCATGCCGGCCCATGAGGCCCAGCGGGATTTCCCGCAGACCATCGAGGCGCTTTCGGCCTACGATGCTATCGTTTTGTCGGATATCGGCGCCAACACGCTGCTGCTGCATCCCGATACATGGATCCATTCCAAGCCGACCCCGAACCGCCTGCGCCTGCTGCGCGACTACGTCGGCAACGGCGGTGGCCTGCTGATGTTCGGCGGCTACTACAGCTTCCAGGGTATCAATGGCGGCGCCCGCTATCACAAGACGCCGATCGAGGATGTGCTGCCGGTCGATTGCCTCTCGGTCGATGACCGCGTCGAGGTACCGGAAGGCTTTGCACCGGCGGTCAACGGTTCAGAGGACCACCCCATCCTCAAGGGTCTCGGCAAGGATTGGCCAATCCTGCTCGGCTTCAACGAGGTCACTGTCAAGCCCGGTGCCGAGGTTCTGGCGACCGTTTCGACAGACTATGGTTCGCTGCCGCTGCTGGTTGCCGGCTCCTACGGCAAGGGCCGCACCGTCGCCTGGACATCGGATGTCGGCCCCCACTGGCTGCCGCAGAGCTTCATCGCGTGGAGCGGCTACAAGACGCTGTTCGAGCAGATGCTGGCCTGGGCAACCACCAAGGATTGA
- a CDS encoding ribokinase — MRVHVVGNVCIDTTFRLGRFARPGETLNADGHSDGIGGKGANQAVAAARTGAPVDFLAATGTDAAARTIREMLSEEFDTALMPALELPTDRSTIMVDASGENIIVSGVTCAEAFDPLLQTGLAASIGDRDIVLLQGNLRADVTIACLKAAKASGATTVFNPSPLVPGSSPDLAAADIVIVNEGEAAGISGHADPLEAARDLISRGAGSVVITLGARGCLVVDRAGGAPDWVKGLRADVVDTSGAGDVFCGCIAGCLAQKIPLGHAVRIATAAAALSVGRTGTMQSCPSQQEMAHLIDMEMETENA; from the coding sequence ATGCGTGTCCACGTCGTCGGCAATGTCTGCATCGACACCACGTTCCGCCTCGGCCGTTTTGCGCGGCCGGGGGAAACGCTGAATGCCGACGGCCATAGCGATGGCATCGGCGGCAAGGGGGCCAACCAGGCGGTCGCGGCCGCCCGGACGGGTGCTCCGGTCGACTTTCTCGCTGCCACCGGCACGGATGCTGCGGCCAGAACCATCCGCGAGATGCTGTCGGAGGAATTCGACACAGCACTGATGCCGGCCTTGGAACTGCCGACCGACCGCTCCACGATCATGGTCGATGCCAGCGGTGAAAACATCATCGTCAGCGGCGTCACATGCGCTGAGGCCTTCGATCCCCTGCTTCAAACCGGCCTCGCGGCCTCGATCGGGGATCGGGATATCGTGCTGTTGCAGGGAAACCTGCGTGCCGATGTCACAATCGCCTGTCTGAAGGCCGCCAAGGCGAGCGGCGCAACGACAGTGTTCAATCCAAGCCCACTCGTGCCGGGCAGCAGTCCAGACCTTGCGGCGGCCGATATCGTGATTGTCAACGAGGGTGAGGCTGCCGGGATTTCGGGGCATGCCGATCCGCTGGAGGCTGCCCGCGATCTCATCTCCCGGGGCGCAGGCTCCGTCGTTATTACGCTCGGCGCGCGCGGTTGCCTTGTTGTCGACAGGGCGGGAGGCGCGCCGGACTGGGTGAAAGGCCTGCGCGCCGATGTCGTCGATACCAGCGGTGCCGGCGATGTCTTTTGCGGCTGTATCGCCGGATGTCTTGCGCAAAAGATCCCGCTCGGTCATGCCGTCCGCATTGCCACGGCTGCTGCGGCACTGTCCGTCGGCCGCACCGGTACAATGCAGTCCTGCCCCAGCCAGCAGGAGATGGCACACCTTATCGATATGGAAATGGAAACGGAAAACGCATGA
- a CDS encoding BtpA/SgcQ family protein yields the protein MTAPTNRIGQVADNVLVSLFGKPKAVIGVVHLMPLPGSPRYDGETVEAIYQRGLDDAKAYLHGGCDGVIIENHGDIPFAKPDDIGPETAAYMSVVSDRIRRELGRPIGINVLANASIPALSIASASGAGFVRVNQWANAYVANEGFIEGEAARAMRFRAKLRANGIRIFADAHVKHGAHAIVADRPVEEQVKDLVFFDADAIIATGQRTGHAADLGYIRMIKEAAGLPTLVGSGVTPDNVNDILGIVDGVIVASSLKYDGVWWNPVELSRVQSFIAGIRA from the coding sequence ATGACAGCCCCTACGAACCGCATCGGCCAGGTTGCCGACAACGTACTGGTCTCCCTGTTCGGCAAGCCCAAGGCCGTCATCGGCGTCGTCCACCTGATGCCGCTACCGGGATCGCCCCGCTACGACGGCGAGACGGTGGAAGCAATCTACCAGCGCGGCCTCGATGACGCAAAAGCCTATCTTCATGGCGGATGCGACGGTGTGATCATCGAGAACCACGGCGACATTCCCTTTGCCAAGCCGGATGATATCGGCCCCGAAACCGCCGCCTACATGTCTGTGGTTTCCGACCGTATCCGCCGCGAACTCGGCCGACCCATCGGCATCAACGTGTTGGCCAACGCCTCGATCCCGGCGCTGTCGATTGCCAGTGCCTCTGGTGCCGGCTTCGTTCGCGTCAATCAATGGGCCAACGCCTATGTCGCCAATGAAGGCTTCATCGAGGGCGAAGCCGCGCGCGCCATGCGGTTCCGCGCCAAGTTGCGCGCCAACGGCATCCGTATTTTTGCCGATGCCCATGTCAAGCACGGCGCCCACGCCATCGTTGCCGACCGCCCGGTCGAGGAGCAGGTCAAGGATCTCGTGTTCTTCGACGCAGATGCGATTATCGCCACCGGCCAGCGTACGGGCCATGCGGCTGACCTCGGCTACATCAGGATGATCAAGGAGGCCGCCGGCCTGCCGACATTGGTGGGCAGCGGCGTCACGCCCGACAACGTCAACGACATTCTCGGCATCGTTGACGGCGTCATCGTCGCAAGTTCGCTGAAGTATGACGGCGTCTGGTGGAACCCGGTCGAACTGTCGCGCGTCCAGTCATTCATAGCGGGCATCAGGGCGTGA
- a CDS encoding Zn-dependent hydrolase: MTSASINGERLLARMQAFAAIGATPAGGVNRQALSDGDRQARRLLAELALARGFGVFQDSMANLFIRREGRNALHAPVLIGSHLDSQPTGGRFDGALGTLSAFEVLESLEDFDVETEVPVEVVAWTNEEGSRFSPGAMGSMAFAGAADPAEWNSLSGADGGSFADELAATLSALPEATMRPLGTPVSRYLELHIEQGPSLEVENIPIGVVTGVQGTRWLQVTFSGQAGHAGTTALAYRRDPMVAAASALHELQATVMQNDADARLTVGRIAIHPGSINAIPDLVAFSVDIRHPDPQRLDSIEAEVRSVCDSRAIAERCSCSILQTFDMPSATFSPIVTGAVEAAATSLSLTAKRMVSGAFHDALFLARVAPSAMIFVPCRDGLSHNEAEYVAPEHIVTGAHVMFEATLSLANSMAARV; this comes from the coding sequence GTGACATCGGCTTCCATCAACGGCGAAAGGTTGCTGGCCCGAATGCAGGCCTTTGCCGCAATCGGAGCCACGCCTGCCGGTGGTGTTAACCGCCAGGCGCTGAGCGATGGCGATCGCCAGGCTCGCCGGCTGCTGGCGGAACTCGCGCTAGCACGCGGTTTCGGCGTTTTCCAGGACAGCATGGCCAATCTGTTCATCCGGCGCGAAGGCCGCAACGCGTTGCATGCGCCGGTGCTGATCGGAAGTCACCTCGACAGCCAACCGACGGGTGGCCGGTTCGATGGTGCGCTGGGCACATTGTCGGCGTTCGAGGTACTGGAATCGCTGGAAGATTTCGACGTAGAGACTGAAGTTCCAGTCGAAGTCGTCGCCTGGACCAATGAGGAAGGCAGCCGATTTTCGCCAGGGGCGATGGGCTCGATGGCCTTCGCCGGCGCCGCTGATCCCGCCGAATGGAACTCTCTTTCAGGCGCCGACGGTGGCTCCTTTGCCGACGAACTCGCCGCCACGCTCTCGGCGTTGCCGGAAGCCACCATGCGCCCGCTCGGCACCCCTGTGTCGCGCTATCTCGAATTGCATATCGAACAGGGCCCGTCTCTGGAAGTGGAAAATATTCCTATTGGCGTCGTGACCGGTGTGCAGGGCACGCGCTGGCTGCAGGTGACGTTCTCCGGACAGGCTGGCCACGCCGGCACCACGGCACTTGCCTACAGACGCGATCCGATGGTGGCAGCCGCCTCCGCCCTCCACGAGTTGCAGGCAACCGTAATGCAGAACGACGCGGATGCGCGCCTGACCGTCGGTCGGATAGCCATCCATCCAGGCTCCATAAACGCCATTCCGGACTTGGTCGCCTTCAGCGTCGATATCCGCCATCCCGATCCACAGCGGCTGGATAGCATCGAGGCCGAGGTCCGCAGTGTTTGCGACAGTCGAGCCATTGCCGAGAGATGTAGCTGCAGCATCCTGCAGACCTTCGACATGCCGTCGGCGACGTTTTCGCCGATTGTCACCGGTGCCGTCGAGGCAGCAGCGACAAGCCTGTCCCTGACAGCCAAGCGCATGGTATCCGGTGCCTTTCATGATGCCCTGTTCCTCGCCCGCGTGGCGCCATCGGCCATGATTTTCGTCCCCTGCCGCGATGGCTTGAGCCACAACGAGGCGGAATATGTTGCCCCAGAGCACATCGTGACGGGCGCCCACGTAATGTTTGAAGCAACCCTGTCGCTGGCCAATTCGATGGCAGCGCGCGTTTGA
- a CDS encoding XdhC family protein produces the protein MAFMTDDAQEILQFAADSFDEGFETALVTLVEIRGGAARALGAQMAVRRDGLYCGYVSGGCTEAAVAAEALQAIAGGSDRFLRLGEGSRFFDIVLPCGGGITLAIHVLRDNLSLRTVLEGLKLRRRMGLKYDAGAQSLEVAAFPAKDAWDGEHLKRGYRPRPRLLLSGRSIEAERTAKLAASTGYEVVRREDGANLLDGALPDPDTAVVLLHHDLDLELPVLRAALDGNPFYIGALGSSKTHERRSAALKELGYEQAAIDRIKAPIGVIAKARDANTLALSVLGDVASAYAISR, from the coding sequence ATGGCATTCATGACCGACGACGCCCAGGAGATCCTGCAATTTGCGGCCGACTCTTTTGACGAAGGCTTCGAGACGGCGCTTGTCACGCTGGTCGAGATCCGTGGCGGTGCAGCGCGAGCGCTCGGAGCGCAAATGGCAGTCCGCCGGGACGGCCTTTATTGCGGCTACGTCTCGGGCGGATGTACGGAGGCTGCTGTTGCGGCAGAGGCTCTGCAGGCCATCGCCGGTGGCAGTGACCGGTTCCTGCGCCTGGGGGAAGGGTCGCGGTTCTTCGATATCGTCCTGCCTTGCGGTGGCGGCATCACGCTGGCCATCCATGTGCTCAGGGACAATCTCAGTCTGCGCACCGTGCTGGAAGGCCTGAAATTACGGCGTCGGATGGGGCTGAAATACGATGCTGGCGCGCAGTCACTCGAGGTTGCAGCATTTCCGGCAAAGGACGCCTGGGACGGAGAGCATTTGAAGAGAGGCTATCGTCCGCGTCCTCGCCTGTTGCTGAGCGGCAGGTCCATCGAGGCGGAGCGCACGGCCAAACTCGCAGCCTCCACCGGCTATGAGGTCGTTCGCCGGGAAGATGGTGCAAATTTGCTGGACGGAGCGTTGCCCGACCCCGATACGGCGGTTGTCCTCCTGCACCATGATCTCGATCTCGAACTGCCGGTCCTTCGTGCAGCGCTGGACGGCAACCCGTTTTACATCGGTGCCCTCGGCAGCAGCAAAACCCACGAGCGTCGCTCGGCGGCGCTGAAAGAGCTTGGATACGAGCAAGCTGCCATCGACAGGATCAAGGCGCCGATCGGCGTCATCGCCAAGGCCCGGGACGCCAATACGCTGGCGCTCTCCGTACTCGGTGATGTCGCTTCTGCCTACGCGATCTCGCGCTGA
- a CDS encoding alpha/beta hydrolase has protein sequence MRSLAIVAALLLLSGCGGRLIGVMTPSGTVVRGTSQVRLLAATTRAPSDDKAILFSGERGSDLKIDAITVSIPPEANRTVGQVQWPARLPANPLKEFSTVNVVPLVSKAEDERWLKQNLPKSRRALVFVHGFNNRYEDAVYRFAQIVHDSGADVVPVVFTWPSRASIFDYNYDKESTNYSRDALEDLLRRISAEPSISEVTVMAHSMGTWLAVEALRQMAIRDGRTLPKIKNVILASPDLDVDVFSRQFLALGKNPPHFTLFVSQDDRALSVSRRISGNVDRLGQVDANAEPYRTQFEKAGISVIDLTKLKSGDSLNHGKFAESADVVKLIGQRLISGQTITDSDVGLGEAVGAVALGVSNTVGNAASVAVSAPIAVFDPRTRRNYGEQVQRLGRSVDNTLGSVGDTAGAAGFPDVTSRSGKQCSGNQADRRPGCLN, from the coding sequence GTGCGCTCTCTGGCAATCGTTGCGGCCCTGTTGCTGCTGTCCGGCTGCGGTGGGCGCCTGATCGGCGTCATGACACCGAGCGGCACAGTCGTCAGGGGCACATCGCAGGTCCGCCTGCTGGCAGCAACTACAAGAGCGCCTTCCGACGACAAGGCCATTCTGTTCAGCGGCGAGCGTGGCAGCGACCTTAAGATCGATGCGATCACGGTTTCCATTCCGCCCGAGGCCAACCGCACGGTCGGCCAGGTGCAATGGCCCGCGCGCCTGCCTGCCAATCCGCTGAAGGAGTTCTCGACCGTCAATGTCGTGCCTCTCGTCTCGAAGGCGGAAGACGAGCGCTGGTTGAAGCAGAATCTTCCGAAGAGCCGACGCGCGCTTGTCTTCGTGCACGGGTTCAATAATCGCTACGAGGATGCCGTCTACCGCTTCGCACAGATCGTTCACGATTCCGGCGCCGATGTCGTTCCTGTCGTCTTCACATGGCCATCGCGCGCCAGCATCTTCGACTACAACTACGACAAGGAAAGCACCAACTACTCGCGCGACGCTCTGGAGGATCTTCTGCGGCGGATCAGCGCCGAGCCATCGATCAGCGAAGTCACCGTGATGGCCCATTCGATGGGGACCTGGTTGGCGGTGGAAGCGCTTCGGCAGATGGCGATCCGCGACGGCAGGACGCTGCCGAAGATCAAGAACGTCATTCTTGCCTCCCCCGATCTCGACGTCGATGTTTTCAGCCGGCAGTTTCTTGCACTTGGAAAGAACCCGCCGCACTTCACGCTGTTCGTATCCCAGGACGACCGGGCGCTGAGCGTGTCCAGACGCATTTCAGGCAATGTGGATCGTCTCGGCCAGGTGGATGCCAATGCCGAGCCATACCGCACCCAGTTTGAGAAGGCCGGTATCAGCGTGATCGACCTCACCAAGCTGAAATCCGGCGATAGCCTCAACCACGGCAAATTCGCCGAGAGCGCCGATGTGGTCAAGCTGATCGGCCAGCGGCTGATATCCGGGCAGACCATCACCGATTCCGATGTCGGTCTCGGCGAAGCCGTCGGCGCCGTGGCACTCGGCGTATCCAACACAGTCGGTAATGCGGCAAGCGTCGCGGTCAGTGCGCCCATCGCCGTGTTCGATCCGCGCACGCGGCGCAACTATGGTGAGCAGGTTCAGCGCCTCGGGAGATCTGTCGACAACACGCTGGGATCCGTCGGCGATACCGCCGGCGCCGCAGGATTTCCCGATGTCACAAGTCGATCGGGCAAGCAGTGTTCTGGAAACCAGGCAGACCGCCGCCCGGGCTGCTTAAACTGA
- a CDS encoding ChrR family anti-sigma-E factor: MSEAAQHTQGRLIVVHHLGDELLMSYAAGTLSEGWNIGVATHLSFCPGCRERLAEFETIGGYFLECEEVTPAEPVAWEDMKKRMEIPEQLPVPAPKRSDPLLPQPLLSYVDAAGGLKWRSLGSGASQMKIPTSDPSTIVRLLKIPAGKPVPEHGHRGRELTLVLAGSFGDSVSVFNRGDVELADDELTHQPAATPGEDCICLAITEAPLRFTSRILRFIQPFIGI; the protein is encoded by the coding sequence ATGTCTGAAGCTGCGCAACATACTCAAGGACGATTGATCGTCGTGCATCATCTCGGTGACGAACTGCTGATGTCCTATGCTGCGGGAACGCTGTCGGAAGGATGGAATATCGGGGTGGCGACGCATCTGTCGTTTTGCCCCGGCTGTCGCGAGCGCCTGGCCGAGTTCGAGACAATAGGTGGCTATTTTCTCGAATGCGAGGAGGTCACGCCCGCCGAGCCGGTGGCCTGGGAAGACATGAAGAAGCGCATGGAGATTCCCGAGCAGCTGCCGGTGCCCGCGCCGAAGCGCTCGGACCCGCTGCTTCCTCAGCCGCTGCTCTCCTATGTGGACGCCGCCGGCGGGCTGAAGTGGCGCTCGCTCGGCAGCGGCGCATCGCAGATGAAGATACCGACATCCGACCCGAGCACCATTGTCAGGCTCCTGAAGATCCCGGCTGGCAAGCCCGTTCCCGAGCACGGACATCGTGGCCGCGAACTGACGCTGGTACTGGCCGGCAGCTTCGGTGATTCGGTTTCCGTCTTCAACCGAGGCGACGTGGAGCTTGCCGACGACGAACTGACGCATCAGCCGGCGGCAACGCCGGGGGAAGACTGCATCTGCCTCGCCATCACGGAAGCACCGCTGCGGTTTACAAGTCGCATCCTGCGTTTCATCCAGCCTTTCATAGGCATCTAG
- a CDS encoding sigma-70 family RNA polymerase sigma factor, which produces MAEAQAALDRKRINELMAAVAEHRDVDSYEMLYKYFVPKVRSYMFKIGGDRIMAEEMAQEAMLSVWRKANQFDPERGAASTWIYTIARNVRIDALRRGPRPDFDPNDPAFVPGDTPAADVAFDKEQDADRLRLAMASLKPDEIKALKMSFFEDMAHPAIAASLGIPIGTVKSRIRNACLKLRNILKDD; this is translated from the coding sequence TTGGCAGAAGCACAAGCCGCACTGGACCGCAAGCGCATCAACGAACTGATGGCGGCGGTCGCCGAGCACCGGGACGTGGATTCGTATGAGATGCTGTACAAGTATTTCGTACCGAAGGTCCGCTCCTACATGTTCAAGATCGGCGGCGATCGCATCATGGCGGAAGAAATGGCGCAGGAAGCCATGCTTTCCGTGTGGCGAAAAGCCAACCAGTTCGATCCGGAAAGAGGTGCTGCCTCGACCTGGATCTACACGATTGCCCGCAACGTACGCATCGACGCGCTACGTCGCGGGCCTCGACCGGATTTCGACCCGAACGACCCGGCCTTCGTTCCCGGCGATACCCCGGCCGCCGATGTCGCATTTGACAAGGAGCAGGATGCCGACAGGCTCAGGCTGGCAATGGCCTCTCTGAAGCCGGACGAGATCAAGGCGCTGAAGATGTCTTTCTTCGAAGACATGGCGCATCCGGCAATTGCCGCTTCGCTTGGCATCCCCATCGGGACTGTTAAATCAAGGATAAGGAATGCATGTCTGAAGCTGCGCAACATACTCAAGGACGATTGA
- a CDS encoding DUF3429 domain-containing protein produces the protein MNGVSSKVSTALAFAGALPFWFFALAPETIAGLNSASAFATYGAIISSFMAGALWGRAQNGKADVALLIPSNVLALASFVTAVFSLSPVALVTQLVVFGLLLLADYRIYAGNLEQRWYWKLRVWVTLVVSFAYAIMLLRYVLGASW, from the coding sequence GTGAACGGCGTTTCCAGCAAGGTATCGACAGCGCTTGCCTTTGCAGGCGCGCTGCCGTTCTGGTTCTTCGCGCTCGCCCCGGAGACCATCGCCGGATTGAACTCCGCCTCGGCCTTTGCCACCTATGGCGCCATCATCAGTTCGTTCATGGCGGGAGCCCTCTGGGGACGTGCCCAGAATGGCAAGGCGGACGTCGCCCTGCTTATCCCCAGCAACGTGCTCGCGCTCGCCTCGTTCGTGACAGCCGTCTTTTCGCTGTCGCCTGTGGCGCTGGTGACCCAGCTTGTTGTCTTTGGACTGCTGCTTTTAGCAGACTACCGCATCTATGCCGGCAACCTGGAACAGCGATGGTACTGGAAGCTGCGGGTGTGGGTAACGCTGGTCGTGTCGTTCGCCTACGCTATCATGCTGCTGCGCTACGTTCTCGGCGCCAGCTGGTAG
- a CDS encoding NAD(P)/FAD-dependent oxidoreductase — translation MAIRPRVGIIGAGIAGLTLAKAISATGSVRVFEKSHGVGGRMATRWIDTVSYDHGAQYFTIRNDRFHDALETARANGVVEPWNGHVASLSDDGLLERPKSSTVRYVGTPSMNALPKSMSVGLDIQPESTVGAITGEPGRWFVNIRDRTEGPFDWVIATAPAPQSALMLPARFAHHDKLGLVRMNGCFTLMVNIDTKHSAQIPFAAAHVADPVINWISLNNSKPGRPASPCLVVNSNAVWADLNMDMPLEKVRQALIEAARRHVQMDAGEADTATVHRWRYANVERPAGEPYLLDKGSQLAACGDWCIGGRVEAAFLSAAGLGDALVALMGDAK, via the coding sequence ATGGCTATACGACCACGAGTTGGCATCATCGGCGCAGGAATAGCGGGACTGACGTTGGCAAAAGCCATATCAGCGACCGGATCCGTGCGTGTGTTCGAAAAGAGCCACGGCGTCGGCGGCCGGATGGCGACCAGATGGATCGATACAGTCTCCTATGACCACGGCGCGCAGTACTTCACGATCCGGAACGACCGGTTCCACGATGCCTTGGAAACGGCACGCGCCAACGGCGTGGTCGAACCCTGGAATGGCCATGTAGCGTCGCTGTCGGATGATGGCCTGCTGGAGAGACCAAAGTCGAGCACCGTCCGGTATGTCGGCACCCCCTCGATGAACGCATTGCCGAAATCGATGTCCGTCGGCCTCGACATCCAGCCCGAGAGCACGGTCGGCGCGATCACCGGCGAACCCGGCCGATGGTTCGTCAATATCCGCGATCGTACGGAAGGTCCCTTTGACTGGGTGATTGCCACCGCCCCCGCCCCGCAGTCCGCCCTCATGCTGCCGGCGAGGTTTGCTCACCATGACAAGCTCGGCCTTGTCCGGATGAACGGATGTTTCACGCTGATGGTCAATATCGATACGAAGCACAGTGCACAAATCCCGTTCGCCGCAGCCCATGTGGCCGATCCCGTCATCAACTGGATTTCGCTCAACAACAGCAAGCCGGGCAGGCCGGCATCACCCTGTCTGGTGGTCAATTCCAACGCGGTCTGGGCCGACCTCAACATGGACATGCCCCTCGAAAAGGTCAGGCAAGCGTTGATCGAGGCGGCACGTCGACATGTGCAGATGGATGCAGGAGAGGCCGATACCGCGACCGTCCATCGCTGGCGATACGCAAACGTCGAACGTCCGGCGGGCGAGCCTTACCTGCTCGACAAGGGTTCGCAGCTTGCTGCCTGCGGTGACTGGTGCATTGGGGGTAGGGTAGAGGCTGCATTTCTGAGCGCGGCCGGCCTCGGCGATGCCTTGGTCGCACTTATGGGAGACGCTAAGTGA
- a CDS encoding Urease operon accessory protein: MSRRIAIVGNGSFAGPHAGVIDSCDLVIRFNDCRSVGEGGMRTDVVAVCNTGRPALAMIRRASWRELPAVASASAIWCVRDHHKFAELKPKLDPGLEDFCDDYTAEFARFAVMTGKNFEVIPRHHHDRIDVELQRIMSGSYIVPSSGLMALAYVMEEAAGPDDTVILAGFDHRGWKGHPFDAERILIERFIAEGRIRRLLANDFRYAECDA, from the coding sequence GTGTCACGCAGGATTGCAATTGTTGGAAATGGCTCGTTCGCCGGCCCCCATGCTGGCGTGATCGACTCGTGCGACCTTGTGATACGCTTCAACGACTGCCGTTCGGTCGGCGAGGGCGGCATGCGTACGGATGTGGTGGCGGTCTGCAATACCGGGCGGCCCGCGCTGGCCATGATCCGCCGCGCCTCGTGGCGCGAGCTCCCGGCGGTAGCCTCTGCCTCCGCCATCTGGTGCGTGCGCGACCATCATAAATTCGCGGAGCTGAAACCAAAGCTGGATCCGGGACTTGAAGACTTCTGCGACGACTACACGGCAGAGTTTGCAAGGTTTGCGGTTATGACGGGAAAAAACTTCGAGGTCATACCTCGCCATCACCACGACAGGATCGACGTCGAGTTACAGCGCATCATGTCGGGCAGCTATATCGTGCCGAGTTCGGGACTGATGGCACTCGCCTATGTGATGGAAGAAGCCGCAGGCCCGGACGATACGGTCATCCTGGCTGGTTTCGACCACAGGGGATGGAAAGGACATCCTTTCGATGCGGAGCGCATCCTGATCGAACGCTTCATTGCGGAGGGCCGGATCAGGCGGCTCTTGGCAAATGATTTCCGATACGCCGAATGCGACGCCTGA
- the folE gene encoding GTP cyclohydrolase I FolE — MDAMLANADLAAFERPSQQEAEAAVRTLIRWAGEDPTREGLLDTPKRVTKAYRELFAGYDLAPEDVLSRTFSEVAGYNDMVIVKDITFHSHCEHHMVPFHGVAHIAYVPDKGVLGLSKMARLVDLYARRLQTQETMTAQIATALDESLRPKGVAVMIEAEHMCMAMRGVAKQGTKTLTTRFTGSFQMSAADQARFITLARG, encoded by the coding sequence ATGGATGCCATGCTCGCCAATGCCGACCTCGCCGCCTTCGAGCGCCCCTCGCAGCAGGAGGCAGAGGCCGCCGTCAGGACCCTGATTCGCTGGGCAGGCGAAGACCCGACGCGCGAAGGCCTGCTGGACACGCCGAAGCGTGTCACCAAGGCCTATCGCGAGCTGTTCGCCGGCTATGACCTGGCGCCGGAAGACGTCCTGTCCCGGACTTTCTCCGAAGTGGCCGGCTACAATGACATGGTGATCGTCAAGGACATCACGTTCCACTCCCACTGCGAACACCACATGGTCCCTTTCCATGGCGTGGCGCACATCGCCTATGTGCCCGACAAGGGCGTCCTCGGCCTTTCCAAGATGGCGCGTCTCGTCGATCTCTATGCCCGACGCCTGCAGACGCAGGAAACCATGACGGCCCAGATCGCCACGGCGCTGGACGAAAGCCTGCGGCCGAAGGGCGTGGCTGTCATGATCGAGGCCGAACACATGTGCATGGCCATGCGCGGTGTTGCAAAGCAGGGTACCAAGACCTTGACGACGCGCTTCACCGGTTCGTTCCAAATGTCGGCGGCGGACCAGGCGCGCTTCATCACGCTCGCAAGAGGATAA
- a CDS encoding SDR family NAD(P)-dependent oxidoreductase gives MSDALMTSLDVGYRALVIGASGGIGGALAGKLADDGNCEKLVQLSRRNDGFDITDEASVRRAAEALAPQAFDIILCATGALTIDGVGPEKSIRHISQNAMMAQFAVNAAGPAIVLKHFVPLLAKRKRVIMAFLSARVGSIGDNGLGGWISYRSAKAALNQIVHTAAIEVARSSPLATVVTIHPGTVMTALSDPFSSGHPRTEPDDAAHQILRTVDGLQPDDTGKFFAYDGSTIPW, from the coding sequence ATGTCGGACGCGTTGATGACATCGCTCGATGTCGGCTACAGAGCCCTAGTGATCGGAGCCAGCGGTGGCATCGGCGGTGCCCTCGCGGGAAAGCTCGCGGATGACGGCAATTGCGAAAAGCTGGTGCAGCTGTCGCGGCGCAACGACGGTTTCGACATCACGGACGAGGCTTCCGTCAGGCGCGCCGCCGAAGCGCTTGCACCGCAGGCGTTCGATATCATCCTGTGTGCGACCGGGGCTTTGACCATCGACGGTGTGGGTCCGGAAAAATCCATCAGGCATATCTCGCAAAATGCGATGATGGCGCAGTTCGCCGTCAATGCTGCAGGTCCGGCAATCGTCCTCAAGCATTTCGTGCCGCTTCTGGCCAAGCGGAAGCGGGTCATCATGGCGTTCCTTTCGGCAAGGGTGGGCTCCATCGGCGACAACGGTCTTGGCGGGTGGATTTCCTACCGATCGGCAAAGGCTGCCCTCAACCAGATCGTTCACACCGCCGCCATCGAGGTGGCGCGCAGCTCTCCGCTGGCAACCGTCGTCACCATCCATCCCGGCACCGTCATGACCGCCCTGTCCGATCCCTTTTCGTCCGGTCATCCCCGCACTGAACCGGACGACGCGGCGCACCAGATCCTGCGAACCGTGGACGGACTCCAGCCAGACGACACGGGCAAATTCTTTGCCTACGACGGTAGCACCATTCCGTGGTGA